Part of the Alteribacter lacisalsi genome, GGATATGAAACGGACAATCCGGGCTTCCGTTTCTTCGTGGGTTAACGAGGCTGAAGGCACCGCGGATGAGCGGTCCAGCATGAAGGCCAGTTTCGCTTTATCCTTCACAAGCATGACTGTCTGCTCAGGGGAAGCGTCGATGGACCAGCCGTAAACACCGGCGGTAAAAAGCCCCCTGACGAGAGCAGCGTAACGCTTGCCGAAGATAGTTCCCGTAACGACGGAATTCGGGGATTTCATGGAAGTGTGCAGATTGTCTGTGAAGCATCTGATGTGTTCAGAGCTGCGGATCAGTTCGGCGATCGTATGATCACTTTTTTCCTGCAGCTGGTCAGTAAAGATCAAGCCTGTCTGTTTTTCCAGATCAGTGAAGTCGGCAACTGGAATCATGAGGATGTCTCCTTTTTAGCATTCTATACGATCAGTATAACTCTATTGAGAATTATTTTCAATTAGCTGTTGACAATGGATGCAGGGCAGCCGTACACTGTAAGTGTATACGATAATGAGAATCATTCTCATTACCTTCTTCTTAAGAACTGCCTTCACCCCCTAGGCAGTTCTTTTTTACAAAAACTAAAGCGGAGCTCTTATAGATACATAATACGAGGGAGCGTGATTATCATGAGATGCGGCATCATCTTTGTGAGTATGTCAGGCAACACTGAAGATATTGCGGACATGATTGCAGCCGAGGTGAAAAATCGGGACAGTAGTGCAGTCGTCGAAAAACACGAAATGGATGAGATTGAGGCAGGCGAGCTGTCAGGGTTTGATGTCATCTTTCTCGGAAGCTATACTTGGGGAGACGGGGACCTCCCCTATGAGGCTGAGGACTTTTATGAAGAACTTGAAGACGTAGATCTGTCAGGCAAAGCCATCGGGGTATTCGGCTCAGGCGACAGGGACTACCCTCATTTCTGCTCAGCCGTTGATATGTTTGCCGAACGTGCAGAAAAGCAGGGAGCGAGGACAATGCTGTCGAATGTGAAAGTAGAGCTGGCTCCGGACACAGAGGAAGATGAAGAGCAGATCCGCAAGCTGGTAAAAGACTGCATGAAAAGTCTTGTAACACCGTAAAAGATCAGATGAAAAAGGAGAGGATTTTAATGATAAGTAAAGAACTGGCTGAAGGTTTAAACGAACAGATGAATTATGAATTTTATTCCGCTCACGTGTACCTGGCTACAGCAGCCTACTGTTCCAACGAAAGTCTGGACGGGTTTGCAAAGTTCTTCCTCGCACAGTCGGAAGAAGAGCGCTTCCACGCGATGAAGTTCTACAACTTTCTGATCGACCTGGGGCAGCAGGCGATGATTTCGGAAATTCCTGGACCTAAAGCCGCGTTTTCTTCTGTGCTTGATGCGTTTGAAAAATCCCTTGCCCATGAAAAAGAGGTAACCAGAAGGATCTATAAACTCGCAGACAGAGCGTTGGACGAGCGGGAGCACGCAACCATGACGTTCCTGAACTGGTTCATCGAAGAACAGGTGGAAGAGGAAGCTTCCTTCGACGCAATCATCCAGAAGCTCAAGAGAATTGAAACAGACAGCAACGCTTTCTACATGCTGGAGAGCGAGCTCGGAAAACGGACGTTCGAGAACGGATAATTATAGGAATGACTGCCGGCAGGAACCGGCAGTCGTTCTTTTTTTTTGTACAATGAAAGATAAATCAAATCGACGGCTTGATACGAATTACGTGAGATACAGAGATTTTGAATGGAAAAAGTAGGGTTTCAGTTATACGAGTATGCTAGAATAAACCTGACTCAACTTGCAGCAATATAAAGGAGAGACAAAATGTAAATGGAAGTCATATATTTTGCAGGTGGATGCCTTTGGGGCGTCCAGGCATTTATGAAGACGCTGCCCGGTGTTACGTATACAGAAGCGGGAAGAGCGAATGGAACAAGTCATACACTTGATGGTGAGTATGACGGTTATGCTGAATGTGTAAAAACAGGCTTTGATCCCAACGTTATCACTGTAAGCAGATTAATGGAATATTATTTTGAAATCATTGATCCGTACAGCATGAATCAACAAGGCATTGATGTCGGGGAAAAATACAGAACGGGCGTGTACAGTGAAAAGGCTGAACATCTGGAAGAGGCGAGGTCATTTATCAGCAGGAGAAATGATCGTAAGCGTGTCGTCGTTGAAGTCCTGCCTCTTACAAACTATGTGAGAAGTGCAGAAGAACACCAGGATCGGTTAACGAGACGTCCAGATGATTACTGCCATATTCCCAGTGAGATACTAAATAAATATAAGTAGACAGCTGGAAATAAAGAGAAATTCAGGAAGAGTTTTGGCCCGGGCAGGATAAGAGAGAAGCAGCTGGTGTAACCGCTGGAAAGCAATAGGACCGCGGCGAGAAACATCCCTTACCGCCTGCTGAAAAATGCCACGCGAGAAGCGTCCCCAAATAGCGTGCCGAACCGGGATATAAATTGCAAAAATGATGCTTGACGGGGGAATAATCGTGGCTTATACTTATTACGAAAGCGCTTTCGAATGGGAGAAATGCTAAAATGGCCACGATCTATGACATAGCCAAGAAGACTGGATTTTCGATTACGACAGTCTCCAAAGCCTTAAATAACTACACCGATGTAGGGGAAAAAACCAAGAAGAAAATTCTTGAAGCAGTCGAAGAGATGGGATACTATCCGAATTCGATTGCGCGGTCCCTGACAACGAAGAAGTCCTGGACAATTGGGGTCATTTTCGTTGAAGATCTCGGAATCGGCATGAACCATCCGTTTTTCAGTGCGGTGATTGAAAGCTTTAAAAAGCAGGTGGAAGGTCAGGGATACGATATCATTTTCCTCAGCAGAAACATCGGAGGAGAAGAGAAGAGCTACCTGGATCATGCACTTCACCGCGGCGTTGACGGCGTTATCGTTGTCTGTTCGAACTATAAGGATAAAGAAACGAACAAGCTGATCGAATCACAGCTGCCGAGTGTGGTTGTAGATCTGCACAGTGAGATATCTAGTGTGGTATACAGCGACAATTATGAAGGCAGCGTGCTTGCCGTAAAGCACCTGTACGAGCTTGGCCATCGCAAAATTGCCCATATTAAAGGTGCGGATAAAACTTTTGCCGGCCAGGAAAGATTAAACGGGTTCTTGGATACGATGAAAGACCTGAAGCTCGATGTTCCGGAAAACTTTCTGGTAGAAGGGGAATTCTTTTCCTACGATGGCGGGTATAACGCCATGCAAAAGCTCATGAGTCTTGACGATCGCCCGACCGCGGTTTACGTGGCAGGAGATAATATGGCACTTGGGGCGATGAAAGCCTGCAGGGAGATGAAGATCGCTGTACCGGCGGACATTTCCATTGTCGGTTTTGATGATATTGAAGTTGCAAAGCACGTCACACCAGCGCTCACAACGATTCGTCAGGATACTGACATGATTGGAATTAAAGCTTCGGAGCTGCTGGTCAATCAGATTAACTCGGAAAGTAAAGGCGGAAACGCCGTGAAAATACCGGTTGAACTGATTGAAAGGGAGTCTACGCAGGCCATATAAAGCCTGCTGCAGACTGTCTTAAAATTTTTTTAACGTTAACGAAAGCGCTTTAGTAAACAAGTTACAGAATTCCGTTTTTGTTTTAAGGTTATTCTATAGCCAAGTAGGGACACTGTATTTTTTTCAGTATTTCCGAAAGCGCTTTAGATACATTAATCGTCCTTTCGGGGATGCGATAAAAAAGTATAAGGGTGGGGTTAAGCATGAAAAAAGTGTTGTCATTATCCTTGGTGTCGGCGCTAGCGCTTGGAGCATTAAGTGCGTGCGGTGATGAGGAAAGCGAAGCAAGCAACAATGGTTCAGGGGATGGGGAAAAGCTGACGATCTGGTCATTTACAGATGAGCTGGAAGAGCCGATTGAAGTTTTTGAAGAAAGACACGGGGTTGACATTGAACTGACGATCATTCCAATTGAAGATTATCCGACTCGTCTTCGTCCGGTACTTGAAAATGGGACAGGCGCACCTGATGTTTTCACAGGGGAACTTGCTTTCATTAAAGACTGGGTTGAGCAGGGCTACTGGGAAGACCTGAGCCAGGATCCATACAACGCAGAAGAGCTTGAGGATGACTTTATTGATTACGTATTTGATATGGGACGTGACTCTGAAGGAACTCTGAAAGCGCTGTCCTGGCAGACGACGCCTGGCGGGGTCTTCTACCGCAGAAGTATTGCTGAAGAAGTTCTTGGTACAGACGATCCGGACGAAATCGGAGAGCGTTTTTCCACGATGGACGGCATGTTTGAAGTAGGGGAAGAGCTTAAAGCTGCAGGCTACCGCCTGTTCCCGGATGAAGGTGCTGTACGCTGGTTCTCCCAGGGACAGGATCCACAGCCGTGGGTAAATGAGGACAACGAACTCCTTCTTACAGAAGAGCGCATGAACCACTTCGACTATGCAAAAGAGCTTCGTGAGAAAGACATGACGGCTTTCGCACCGGAATGGTCTCCTGCATGGTTTGCAGCGATGGACGGAAAAATCAATTATAACGCCGGATGGGATGAAGTTGAGGAAGAAGGATCCAACGAAGTGGAAGTATTCTCCTATGCCCTTCCAACATGGGGACTGCACAGTGTTCTTAAAGTGAACGCCGAAGAAACAGCTGGAGACTGGGCGGTAACAAACGGTCCGACACCTTACTTCTGGGGCGGTACATGGCTTGGAATCTACAGCGGATCCGACAACAAAGATCTTGCCTGGGAATTCGTGAAAATGATGACGCATGACGAAGAGTTCCTTACTGACTGGGCCCTTGATACAGGTGACGTACTTGCCTACCTTCCTGTAACTGAAGAAATTAAGGACGAGTTCCAGGATGACTTCCTTGCAGGACAAAACAACTATAAATTCTTCCTTGAAGAAGCAGAATTGATCGACGCTGACACAGTAACACGCTACGATCAGCAGATCGACACGATGTTTGGAAGCATGGTTGAAGATTACGTAGAGGGAGCCAGAACAAAAGAAGAAGCGATCAATGAATTCTACAACCTGGTTCGCAACGCGTATCCTCAGATCCAAGTTCCAAATCAGTAACAAAACGACTGTTATCCAGGAGTCTGCTAAAGGGGAGGGAGCCAGTGCCTCCCCTTTTTTAAATAAGGTGTTTTTCATAGGATGGCTGCCCAGGGATCGAAATGGAGCGTTGCAGTAATGTCTGAAACACCTGCGGGAAAAGAAACCGGGCGGGACTGAACAGAATGTCAGACCTCCGGCACCTCCGCAAAAAAAGCAAAGGCATAAGCCGGCATAGAACATCACAGCAGTCAGGAATAACAACCAGCAGCCATTTTTAAAAAACAGCTTTTATACAAGAGAGATGGAAGGTGTCTTTGATGAAAAAACTTGATAATTACGGATACATGTTCATCATTCCGTTTTTTCTCGTCTTTATTACGTTTACAATTTATCCGATCCTCCTGACGTTTTATTACAGTTTCACAAGTTACTCGGGAATGGGAGAAGCCGAATTTGTCGGGCTTGCAAACTATACCCGATTACTGACTGATTCATATTTCTACCAGGCTTTCTATAACACGATGTACATCTGGGGGATCAACTTTTTCTTCCAGCTTGGGATCGCCCTGCTTCTTGCCATATTATTTTCCGACATTCGTCTGAATATGAAAGGACTCGGTTTTTTCCGGGCGCTCTTTTATCTTCCGAACTTAATTACAATCGCGTCCGTTGCCCTTCTTTTCGGGATTCTTCTCGGCTGGCACCACGGAACGATCAACCACCTGCTTTTGGATCTCGGGATTATTTCACAGCCAATCAACTGGCTTAACGATCCGACAACAGCCAGATGGTCTGTCGGTCTGATCGGAGCGTGGATGTGGTTCGGTCATACGTTCATCATCCTGATGGCAGGGATCTCAGGGATCTCAAAGGACTACTTTGAAGCGGCTCTTATTGACGGAGCGAACCGCTGGCAGACGCTGGTGAACGTGACGCTTCCGCTTCTGAAGCCAATCATGCTTTACGTACTTATCACGTCTTTGATCGGCGGTCTGCAGATCTTTGACCTGCCGATGCTGATTACCGATGGTATGGGCGCACCACAGGGATCACTGAACACAATGGTTCTTTATCTGTACAACCAGGCATTCCGTTTTGACAACTACGGTTACGCGGCTGCCGTTGCATACGGGCTGTTCCTGATTACAGTCGTATTCTCACTAATCACATTTAAAACGATGTACCGAAACAATGTAAAAGAGGGGTGATCATCATGAAATCCAACACGATCGTTAAAGGAATATTATATGCCGTACTGATTCTGCTTGTGATTATCAGCTTTATTCCGTTTTACATGATGATCATCAATGCAACTCGTTCAAATTCAGAAATCCTGCAGCACGGGTTTACCATGCTGCCGGGCAGCTCGTTAATGGCCAACTATGAAGTTCTCATTCAATACATGAATTTATGGCGCGGGTTTGCCAACAGTTTATTCGTTGCCGTAATGGTAACTGTGCTGAGCTCGTACTTCAGTGCACTCACAGCGTTTGGTTTCGCGGTTTACAAGTTTAAGGGAAAAAATGTGCTGTTTGTTTTCATGCTTCTTCTCATGATGGTGCCGGGACAGCTTGGTCTGATCGGTTTCTACGACCTGATCAGAACGATGGGACTGCTTGATACGTACATTCCGCTGATTATTCCGCCGATTGCAGCACCATTTGTCGTCTTTTTCCTCCGTCAGTACCTGAAGACGGTTATGCACCCATCCCTGCTGGAAGCAGCACGGATTGACGGTGCCGGTGAGTTCCGGATTTTCCACAAGATCGGTCTCCCGATGATGATGCCTGCGGTTGCCACAATGGCAATCTTCACGTTTATCGGCTCGTGGAACAACTACATCCTGCCGCTCGTCGTGCTCTTCAGCCCGGAAAAATACACACTGCCGGTTATGATGGGGGCTCTCAGAGGCTCACAGGTAGCAGAGAATCTCGGCTCTATGTATCTTGGAATCGCCATCTCGGTTGTTCCGATCATGATTGCCTTCCTGTTCCTGTCCAAATACATCATCAGCAGTATTTCAGCAGGGGCTGTGAAGGAATAAATTACGAAAATAATTTCAGTTAAGAACTTTTTCCATAAATACTCTAGTTCATTGCAGCGAACGGGCGA contains:
- a CDS encoding (2Fe-2S)-binding protein gives rise to the protein MIPVADFTDLEKQTGLIFTDQLQEKSDHTIAELIRSSEHIRCFTDNLHTSMKSPNSVVTGTIFGKRYAALVRGLFTAGVYGWSIDASPEQTVMLVKDKAKLAFMLDRSSAVPSASLTHEETEARIVRFISGHLDPLFYQIAEATGAKRTHMHSLVAHSLYQTAHKLRASDNGKKEAIGRMLDLFLIEGSPLSFHFQLSPDGEYYIRKHCCLAYLLKGGSKDNCCGTCPHINL
- a CDS encoding flavodoxin, with the translated sequence MMRCGIIFVSMSGNTEDIADMIAAEVKNRDSSAVVEKHEMDEIEAGELSGFDVIFLGSYTWGDGDLPYEAEDFYEELEDVDLSGKAIGVFGSGDRDYPHFCSAVDMFAERAEKQGARTMLSNVKVELAPDTEEDEEQIRKLVKDCMKSLVTP
- a CDS encoding ferritin — encoded protein: MISKELAEGLNEQMNYEFYSAHVYLATAAYCSNESLDGFAKFFLAQSEEERFHAMKFYNFLIDLGQQAMISEIPGPKAAFSSVLDAFEKSLAHEKEVTRRIYKLADRALDEREHATMTFLNWFIEEQVEEEASFDAIIQKLKRIETDSNAFYMLESELGKRTFENG
- a CDS encoding peptide-methionine (S)-S-oxide reductase, which translates into the protein MEVIYFAGGCLWGVQAFMKTLPGVTYTEAGRANGTSHTLDGEYDGYAECVKTGFDPNVITVSRLMEYYFEIIDPYSMNQQGIDVGEKYRTGVYSEKAEHLEEARSFISRRNDRKRVVVEVLPLTNYVRSAEEHQDRLTRRPDDYCHIPSEILNKYK
- a CDS encoding LacI family DNA-binding transcriptional regulator, with the translated sequence MATIYDIAKKTGFSITTVSKALNNYTDVGEKTKKKILEAVEEMGYYPNSIARSLTTKKSWTIGVIFVEDLGIGMNHPFFSAVIESFKKQVEGQGYDIIFLSRNIGGEEKSYLDHALHRGVDGVIVVCSNYKDKETNKLIESQLPSVVVDLHSEISSVVYSDNYEGSVLAVKHLYELGHRKIAHIKGADKTFAGQERLNGFLDTMKDLKLDVPENFLVEGEFFSYDGGYNAMQKLMSLDDRPTAVYVAGDNMALGAMKACREMKIAVPADISIVGFDDIEVAKHVTPALTTIRQDTDMIGIKASELLVNQINSESKGGNAVKIPVELIERESTQAI
- a CDS encoding ABC transporter substrate-binding protein, with amino-acid sequence MKKVLSLSLVSALALGALSACGDEESEASNNGSGDGEKLTIWSFTDELEEPIEVFEERHGVDIELTIIPIEDYPTRLRPVLENGTGAPDVFTGELAFIKDWVEQGYWEDLSQDPYNAEELEDDFIDYVFDMGRDSEGTLKALSWQTTPGGVFYRRSIAEEVLGTDDPDEIGERFSTMDGMFEVGEELKAAGYRLFPDEGAVRWFSQGQDPQPWVNEDNELLLTEERMNHFDYAKELREKDMTAFAPEWSPAWFAAMDGKINYNAGWDEVEEEGSNEVEVFSYALPTWGLHSVLKVNAEETAGDWAVTNGPTPYFWGGTWLGIYSGSDNKDLAWEFVKMMTHDEEFLTDWALDTGDVLAYLPVTEEIKDEFQDDFLAGQNNYKFFLEEAELIDADTVTRYDQQIDTMFGSMVEDYVEGARTKEEAINEFYNLVRNAYPQIQVPNQ
- a CDS encoding carbohydrate ABC transporter permease; this translates as MKKLDNYGYMFIIPFFLVFITFTIYPILLTFYYSFTSYSGMGEAEFVGLANYTRLLTDSYFYQAFYNTMYIWGINFFFQLGIALLLAILFSDIRLNMKGLGFFRALFYLPNLITIASVALLFGILLGWHHGTINHLLLDLGIISQPINWLNDPTTARWSVGLIGAWMWFGHTFIILMAGISGISKDYFEAALIDGANRWQTLVNVTLPLLKPIMLYVLITSLIGGLQIFDLPMLITDGMGAPQGSLNTMVLYLYNQAFRFDNYGYAAAVAYGLFLITVVFSLITFKTMYRNNVKEG
- a CDS encoding carbohydrate ABC transporter permease, producing the protein MKSNTIVKGILYAVLILLVIISFIPFYMMIINATRSNSEILQHGFTMLPGSSLMANYEVLIQYMNLWRGFANSLFVAVMVTVLSSYFSALTAFGFAVYKFKGKNVLFVFMLLLMMVPGQLGLIGFYDLIRTMGLLDTYIPLIIPPIAAPFVVFFLRQYLKTVMHPSLLEAARIDGAGEFRIFHKIGLPMMMPAVATMAIFTFIGSWNNYILPLVVLFSPEKYTLPVMMGALRGSQVAENLGSMYLGIAISVVPIMIAFLFLSKYIISSISAGAVKE